Below is a genomic region from Erigeron canadensis isolate Cc75 chromosome 7, C_canadensis_v1, whole genome shotgun sequence.
ATATAGGGAAAGCCattttgctttataaaggattatatatatatatatatatatatagggtaagtttatgtgagaactattcacatataaacatatttaatttcaagtaaaatttaatatggtcatatgtgaacaaatttgctcacatatatcattcatatatgaacatcaacttataatttaaaggttctcatggttcttccaatttaaatggttctcacatgaacattttcctatatatatatatatatatatatatataaaacatggggataataatttattcattagacattaaaataaaataaaaaattaacatgtgaGAGAAATTACACCCAATTTAAGTGTATGACAATACCACGtttacttttccctatatatatgatGCATTTTTCACTTAATTTTGAGTAAAGTCGATGTCCTTCGTATTATGGattatatgaattattttatttaatcccTTTTTTAAACTATCATTAAAAACTTTGTATGAAAAGTTTATTATGATTTCTTAAAaatagttagactataaatcttaaaataatttttataaattcattttataattttttaaatcgTTATTCTTGATTGATCATAATTCGTTAATATTAAACCCAATATAGTTTTCATTATAATTCGTATCCATAATCGTATGTTCCTTTTCTTGTTTCCTTCAATtttttgttgatatattttgtctttttatactATCTTAGTATAAATTGCAGCACAATTCatgtgaatttatatacaaataaattcattttattagttactattttaaaaaactttagcatttgaaaattaaacgtataaagatgaataaagtaaaatataaatggtaataatatattgaaaagaaaTAATGCATGATAATGATAGTAATAGATTGAAAAGAATTAATGCATGAATATACATTAGAAAATAAcagttattattagtttatccttaaatttgattttttattttgtttaaaatatatagttgAAGAGCAAATGTTGTGTTTGACCAATTATAAAGtcaatgacatcatcattttgatctaagcgttgtaattaaaatttaatactcaTCCAATGGTTATTGTTTcttcattatatattttaagactattATCAATACTTCTATTCTTTTATTctactatataaagattatacaccCCTTGTTGAAAAGAAGAGTTGCGAAAtgaccattttacccttaatagaTTATTTTACACCATGAGTCCTTTatcttataaatatttccaccaGCAcctttacatttacatcaacctgcACCATTCGATATTGTCACCACCATCAATAATCGCCACCATGACCACCCGTCGCCGACACCACCAACTGCCATCAcggccaccaccgccgcattgcgcgggtaccgtgctatatatatacatatgatgtCATCTTCCACTTAAGTTTAAGTTAAGTGGATTTTAAACCTTTCATATTATGAATTATATCAATTATGTTATTCAAACTCTTTTTTATcaattattattcaaaatttgCATGGAAAGTTTATTacgattttttaaaactttatttaactttaaattttaaaatatctctaaaaaGCTCATTCTACTATTTTTTAACTCTTTATTATTGATAGATTATAATTCGTTATACTCAACTCAATACTATTTTCATTATGATTCCTAGCCATAAATGTTTATTTGTATTGATATCTTACTAAGCCATAGGTTTGTTTATTTTCTAACTTCTTTTTAGTATATTTggtctttttatattattttagtatAAATTGCAAAACATACTTTATGTGAATTTATATACAgataaattcattttattaaaactttactgtttgaataatatatgtatatagataaaataaaatgatagtaaTAGGTTGAATAGAAATAATGCATAATAGAATGAAAAGAGttagtacataaatatatatatttaaaaattagtattaTTGGTTTATCTGTAAAGTTTGGGTAGCATATTCCAAATTGATGTCCGATAGCAATGAtagacttaaaaataattacttatgttaaaaaaaaaggggaaaaCATCTTAAAActttatgtttaatataaaatatatatgtatattttagtGTTAGTTGTAAAACGCAAAAATATTTAGTTGttaaaaattgttaatatttttattttagccaGATAAATTATTGTTGGATAAAGGTTATTATAAAGGTTCAGTGCTacatactttataaaaattataattgaaaaataGCTTTATTTTACATGTTTCATAGTGATAAAAATGATTAACTTAGTATTGTTAAATACGTATATGCTTTCTTCTAAAacctaaaaattatttattttttaaaactaaaaataatcaTGAATATTATATAGATTTCTTATTATTATACACTAATATATTTAGTTACATAAGGTTATACTTTATCTAAATGTATAAAGTAGAAGGACTAATACCgtgtttacttaataataataaatttgataatgatacaattattttgatctaacggttgtaattaaaagtttgaatttaTCAAATGGTCTTTAATTGGATTAGTGGGTATCAAATGGTACATGAGATTAGGGGAATCTCATCAAATTACcttttttattaatgataaaaaatgattaatttattaaatttatttataatatttaaatactaTTATAAAAGTTCAgggtatatattttataaaactataattgataaatagttttattttacatgttttgtagtgataaaaaaagattaatttattaatttcgtttataatatttaaataggGCATAACCAAATTGCTTTTAATCTATTAAAAATTAccaattgattgttgattgtttTACGGAAGGAGTAAATAAATCTCTAATATAATGAtttagtaataaaatattaacatcttattgtttgttaaaaaaatttgtaaaacttGAATAGGATACAAATACGATGTAGatatcatacatatatttattattaaatattaatatatttaattacaaaAGGTTACAGTTTgtctaaatatataaagtagaaggactaatgttgtgtttacttaataataaatttggtaatgttacaattattttgatctaagggttgtgattaaaagtttgaactcatctaacggtctttgtttctttataaaagaatttaagaccttgttatatatatatattggtagatataataTTTGTCAAACATCAGTTGGCACATCGACTTAGTCGGTCGCATTGcaagttttttaatattttttaatgtagAAACCTAggatataatattaaattactatatgaaatattaaattaGGCTTAAGGACTTTAAACATTTCTTAATGTAGAAACCTAGCCAAACATATCAGCACCATAAGTTTTACAACATCATTTTGAAAGGCAAAAGCTAATGTGAAGAATAGAAAGAGTCTTTTGCATCTACATTTGGCAAAATGCCACTCATGTTCTTCCCTTTCAAAAAACTTGCATACCAGTGTGCAGAAAGCTTTGGATATCGCGTTAACTCCTTGTCATCCAAATCCACGTAGTACAAACCATAACCATTATTATAACCATCTAAAATCTCAAAGAGATCAAAAAATGACCAAACAAAGTATCCTAGGGTGTTTGAGCCATTCCTGTTGTCATGTGATAGACGAAAGCAGCCATAAGAAATAACTAGAGAAGGTCACTTTAAGTCTTTAACAATTTATACATGAACGGGCTGATTTGGATTACGGTTTATTCGAACGGACAAATGGGCCAAATGAAACTCCTTAGCCAAAAGGTtttcaggtcaaatgggttgaaagtctTTTAAAATGTATTCTCAATACTTACCATGTCCACGCTTACGAGTTAACTATTTATAAGAAATGGATTGAAAACATTTGCGGTTCATACGCTCAACCCAACCAACCCGTCCGATTTGACCCAAATCTGTAACTAACTATTTCAAGCGAACCTGTTGCAACTCATTACCcgaacccacccattttgctgCCCAATGTAGAAATAGGCATGATTCATTAAGTTCTGAAATGGGATGGTCTAAGAGGGAAGAATGGCATCATCCATGACTATGTTCTCTTTTCTTTAAAGGCTAAATAGATCTTACCTTAGTACATCCAACAAAGCACCAATATATGCCTGCAAGTATTCTACCCTTGGAGTGTCCATCAATGTTCCGTTACGTGGTTGTACTTGGCCTGTCAAAAAAGGATATGCAATACCATAACAAAACTATTTTGAAGGACGCATTCGACTAATATATCTCTATAGttggtttttagtttttacactACAAAACAATCTTAAAAAGTTCTTTCAGTATACGCTCAGTTGGACATGCCACATCTAACAGACCACAGTAGTAAAACTGATGCTATTCACTTACATGGCCTGAGGCCTGAGCATATCTGggggtgtaagtaacttttacacttttcctattgtgtgaatgtaactttcatttggttcattgtatgtaactaacccgctaaattgaacgattaatgtaaaagtgtatacatgGCACActatatgagctgccacgttgaaggttttgattggttaatgtaaaaattttacattaatcgttcaagtTTAacgggttagttacatacaatgaaccaaatgaaagttacattcacacaatagaaaaatgtaaaagttacttacacttctAGATACTTAACCCAACTTTATAAGGTATAATATATCTACCATTTTCATGGATGTAGATAGGAGGATTTCCATATtcttcttttatgtatttaaggAGCTTTTGGAGTCCCATTGGAGCCACTGGAAACTAAgattaaaatgttataaaaaaaaacgaactTCAGTATTATAGGAGGATGAAGAAAAATAATAGCAAGAAAAAAAGTAACAGATACGGTAAATGTTCAAACCTGAGTTGGTGCTCCAATTCCATCGTCTGCATCCAGAGATAAAGAAATCATTATAATTCTGTTAGTCTTTAGTTCTATCTACCAAATATTGACTGTTGGATAAAGTGTTAAGTTCCCAACAGCATTTAACTACTTTTACAATCAAAACCAGAGAAAAGTGCAAAATTCTAGATCATATTCTCCCTAATTAAGATAGATAGGCTGCGACTAGCATTATATCTATAGGACGTTACAGTATTTTAATGAAAGTAGTTGTATGACAAAAGCAAAACGTACATATAATTGTTGCGGCCATGTCTACAGCAACATCCCTGACATCCGTTTCAAGACTACTTGGGTTGTCCTGGATATATAATATGGAGTAGTGGTTTATGCCAACGAAGTCAAATGAACCCTTGATTCTCTCTGATTCAAGTTTTGTAAAAGATGGAATGCGGTTGCCTGCATTCTTCTTCACTATTTCTGGGTAGTCCCCATTCACCAAGGGATTCAAAAACCTGATTCCAAACCATGGAATGAACATAAAAGTCAGACTTTGATTGAAAGATATGATCCCAAGGGTTTCAAATAATAGCTTTCGGTTAAACTTTGTGTAGCATACTTGATTACTCACCAACCCAGATAGAAGTCATTGGCTCTTTGGGTAGCTTTCACGTCTTCCGTAGTATTTGTATAAGGTTCAAACCAGTAGGAAAAAATATTTATGCCGACAAAACCATGTTGAATGGCCTTCATTATCAATAATATCAGTTATGCAAACAAGTAGAAAATGTTTCTTGCAGAGAAGGGTTATAATTATAGGTAACTATTTTGATCCACACAAGGTcgattttattatttatcttttatctcaaatgggTCGAATTAAAACAGCTAAAAAGCGATGTGTGAAACTGAAAAATTTACCCAAAGTCTATATTTAGTCTGCACAGCTTCTCAAGATGTGTATTAAAAACTGTACATCATAACTGTGATAATATTTCTTTTGACTCATAATGACTTATCAGTTATTTATAAAGAACAAGGGTGTTTGATTTTAACCAGACCCAAACTGACTCATTTCAACCATACTAACAAATGACCCGTTTTAACTATTAACCCAAAGGTGTATTGACCCATTACCCAGCCCGTCCACCTTGCCACCTCTAAAAATAACATGAACCTGACGACTTTAATTGCAAATCATGTGAAGGACAGACTTTTACCTTATACTTTTTCTGGTATAGTCTTACAGTTGCTGCATGTGCTAACAACAGATGGTGAGCTGCAAGGTATGGTTCATATGTAGAGTCACCTCTGGTACAGTTGAGAATCCCAAATGGAGAAGAACAACGTCCAGGAGGTGTGTTACCAGAATCATAACCACTCAAAGTAAAGACGTTAACTTCATTAAACGTAGTCCAGTGCAAAACCCTATCACCGAATTCTCTGAAGCAAACGTCTGcatatgcaacaaagtctttcCTGCGAATACAAATAGCAAACCACATAAAACTTTATTGTATGCACCTTACACAACACAAGTAGCCGTGGAACAACATTTTTAGTTAAGAACATTACACTGATTCTCTACTAAGCCATCCTCCATATTCATCTTCAAGAATTTGCGGGAGATCAATATGATTTAGCGTAACATGTGGTTGTATCCCTACATAATGAATGCATTGCTTTTTTATATACAGACAATCAATAACCAAACAGTACTAGCTGACCAAATAACCCAGTTATACTATATACCATGGCTGATAAGCTCGTCGATGAAATTGTTGTAGTATTGCAATCCTTTTGCATTAATGAATGCTCTTCCATCTGCATAAACTCAATTATGCATAAGAAAAGCAAAAATAGTTTTGCTACATTTGGCATTTAATTAGTTAGGGGAACATGAACATACTTGGGATTAGCCTCGACCAAGAGATAGAAAATCTGAATGCTTCCAAACCTGTGTCTGCAATGAGTTGAATGTCTTCCTACAATGTTCAAATCCAGTCATGCAAATTTCTAGAGCAATATTGGCTCATATGGAATCATCATCGGTTGGGATGTTATGCGAAAGAAAAGATCGGCTGTGGCCCGTGGAAGGCATGTACCTTGTATTTATGGTACCCATCACATGCGATATCTCCATTTGGTCCATTACCTAAGATTTTGAaaccaaacaaaagaaaacttgGCCTCAGCAAACATCTACGAGTAATTAATATGCAGAGTTTCCTCTTATGCACATATCATGCTATTGAGCTTATACTAATCAGAGACCAAGTCTTCAATGACTTAATTCCAGAACGAttaaacttaaatatatttCTGTAAATACTTAAAtaccactaaaaaaaaaagttcatttgttcacacttggttataaaaaatgtgaaaaaatttataaatttaatcagATATAAACATGTGTAGAACaaagttacatttaaaaatgtgaataaatttcaaaagttttaatcttttcacacttataattgtgtaaacaaaatgttaacacttaaaagtgtgaaaaccAATTTGTAACACATGATTTCTTCATACCCTCCATTTGTGAAGAAAAtaagtgttacaaattaactttcacactcTTAAGTGTGagcaattgatatatttttacatacttGAAAGTATGAACTTTTCTTTTCCACATctataagtgtgtaaatattgtaatttttttaatttcttcacactttgaAACGTAAACTATTTCtacacacttataaatgtgattaaattaacaaattttttcacactttttaaagaTATGGAAAAacaagtgtgaataaatgacatatttgttgtagtgtacCTGAATGCGCAAAAGTGTCCCAAATACTATAAGTCCTCCCATCTTCTAGTACTGCTCCTTCAACCTGTCGTcgtcattatatattaaaaaaagtaagtaagtaacgcCCAATGCCGTCTTTTACGGGTTTTTGGGTCCCAATATCTCAACGgtgtatgatatatatatatatatatatatacacatacactgACACACGTCGTAttaataatactcgtatataccTGGTAAGCGGAAGTACCAGAACCGAAAACAAAGTCACTGGGGAAATCATTTCTTGTATATTTATAAGTATCAACATCACTACTAGAGTATGCACTGAATACTACTAAATTACGAATATTATtaataagaataaaaacaacaacaagACATACAAAACTAGACATTGTGTTTGTATACTTTTTTAAGTGACGATGAATTAATTTCATAACAATGAAAATTGAAACATGCTGTATgattgttttcttatttttgaaagGAATGGATAATTGGATAGTATTGCATTTAACTTTATATGCCAGACTATTTAATTGGACCACGTGTCACCCAAGGAATTTTGTGTATGGATAGAACCAGTCTTTCCTTGTTTTTAAGGTAAAAAGTCACCTCAACGATTTTATATAACAACAAAAATCAAACTTTACAAATAACATAACTGGGTGTCATATTAGTTAATTTATTTCGCAGAATAGATCTCTAATTTAAGATTCTCAATGAATAACCCTAGCTACCACTCAAAAATCTAAAGGGGAATTCATCAAGACTCATCATAAATTAATATGACATACTTAGAGGCTTAGGGCACCTTCAAATATTCCTAGAATAGGACTCAAACCTAAAAACTCTTGAGGAGAAACATATGTCCTTATCACTAGAACATTTGCTaatggttttttattttcatttgcTTAATTACACACTGTATATGCGtacatttataattatatatgcaaAAATGAGTAATATTTTTTCACATAATACTATAATAGTATAATACTTAAAAAGTACAAAGTTTCTCTTCTCTTTcaaatatctttttcttttatttactgtcatataaaaattaacaactCTTTTTTTATGAAAGTGTTATACAAAAGTTAGTTATGAATATATTGACTAATATATTCTTAATGAAATATAATAAGATTGgtaacaatatatatttcattGGAAGAATATTACTCGTGATACATAATGATAATAGTATTCATATACTGTATTTATTATTGAAATATCATTACATCTAATATAAATGGGGTTAGATGTGCATATATTCTATATGTATATCTTTGAGTATTTTCAGTTTTAATTGTTGAAGATTGGTAAGTCGTGTCATTCAAGTATAGTGAAAGGTTGTGTCTTGTGAActgatcacatatatatatgatgaacaTGCTGGCGTTATCAAAATTTGTCATTTTCGCTACATTGCTAATCCGCAGGTTAATCgcctctctctatatatattaatatctcTTCTATCTTTATATACTATCAACGGATATTTTACTTGTGAAATCGAACCCATTATCACTTAGACTATTACCCCATTAATTTCCACATGTTTTGCATTTGATGGATTATAGGTTTACAAATTTGGGTGCTCGTTGTTTAATCGTTAATTTCAGGTTACTTCAATATAATTAAGCTCTTAGAAATATTGTTGTGCTAATGAAATgtgcttcttcttgtttctagTGATAAGAGCCAATGGGAAAAGCAACTCAGCTCATTCTTTCGGTGCACAATCTATACATGGTGATCAAGGTTGCGTTCATAAACTCTGCTTGGGTAGAGTACTGATTCCTGAAGCTGACGTATGCCCTCCTCCACCTTATCAAAGTGACGCTGACTGTGTGGAATATTGTCAATCCGATATTGATGCTATATGTAATAAAATGGGAAATATTGTTGTGCTAATGAAATgtgcttcttcttgtttctagTGATAAGAGCCAATGGGGAAAGCAACTCAGCTCATTCTTTCGGTGCACAATCTATACATGGTGATCAAGGTTACGTTCATAAACTCTGCTTGGGTAGAGTACTGATTCCTGAAGCTGACGTATGCCCTCCTCCACCTTGTCAAAGTGACGCTGACTGTGTGGAATATTGTCAATCCGATATTGATGCTATATGTAATAAAATGGGATCATGTTGTTGCATCGTATAATTAAGAATTTGAAATGATCATCTATAGCTAATACGAgtatgttgaaatttatttaactttttgatattatttatgtttaaatacATACACATGAAAGGTAATATAAATCTTGCTAGAAATTTTGATACTTGGGCTCGACACGATTATTTAACAGATTATCTCAAATTCGACTCGaataaaaaaccaaattgatgttaaatataTTGCGAATCGAATTCGTATAGCTTTGCGAGCTGACAACatatctaaattaaaaaaaagaaaaaaacaacaacaacataagGGGGTTCTAGTTTATTGTTACAAACTGAGGGACTCATTATCAAAAGTCCGATGTAAGCTAAACACTACTCTACTACGTGTGCActttgatcatcatcatcatcttcatccatcAAAATCCCCCAAatttcaaaaccctaactttaatttcatcaaaaccaTCATTTGATCAATTGTCAATGTCACCAAGAACAATATCTAATTCACGTCACGCAATTGACACGTGTACATTCCAGCTACACAGCTGGCGACCATTTCATCTTGTTCAGAAAACCACCCATGAAACCAAGATTCCCGACAACAACCTtaacaacagcaacaacaacaacgcaAATTCTAAATCTTGCTCAAAACCCAACAAACGTGCGTGTTTATCTGACCGAGCAAGTTCATTTTCTATCGAAAATCTCGACATGTCGAAACTTTCTTTATTCGAAGACGACGGTTCGGCTAAATCGAGACGAGGGAGGGCACATTGGATGGCTAGAAAGAGACGTAGACGCGGGTCGAGATCGGTTTCGGGTAGAAGCTGTTCTGTTGGTGGTGGGTGTGTTTCGAATGCTTATGGGACGTGTTCGGATTTTATGATGGCGAATAACGGTGGCACGGATTCAAGTGGTGAGCTTTTTGTTAACATTAATAGTTTTCATAATAGTTATAATTATAGTAATGatcataatgataataatgttGATCATAGTAGTAATAATGGTAATGGTG
It encodes:
- the LOC122606843 gene encoding putative uncharacterized protein DDB_G0286901; translation: MSPRTISNSRHAIDTCTFQLHSWRPFHLVQKTTHETKIPDNNLNNSNNNNANSKSCSKPNKRACLSDRASSFSIENLDMSKLSLFEDDGSAKSRRGRAHWMARKRRRRGSRSVSGRSCSVGGGCVSNAYGTCSDFMMANNGGTDSSGELFVNINSFHNSYNYSNDHNDNNVDHSSNNGNGGDVNGELSDNSESRTILKNGNGNGDREGLSSSNVIGFNGMHCYHYNGNGNGLDSQGNESGYGSEPGYRGDAEFGYGDEFDEEEDDNRVLFWGNRFGDAEKMKIIGENTLQKAHHRCRRKKHELRMVDAV
- the LOC122606943 gene encoding beta-glucosidase 11-like, whose protein sequence is MKLIHRHLKKYTNTMSSFVCLVVVFILINNIRNLVVFSAYSSSDVDTYKYTRNDFPSDFVFGSGTSAYQVEGAVLEDGRTYSIWDTFAHSGNGPNGDIACDGYHKYKEDIQLIADTGLEAFRFSISWSRLIPNGRAFINAKGLQYYNNFIDELISHGIQPHVTLNHIDLPQILEDEYGGWLSRESVKDFVAYADVCFREFGDRVLHWTTFNEVNVFTLSGYDSGNTPPGRCSSPFGILNCTRGDSTYEPYLAAHHLLLAHAATVRLYQKKYKAIQHGFVGINIFSYWFEPYTNTTEDVKATQRANDFYLGWFLNPLVNGDYPEIVKKNAGNRIPSFTKLESERIKGSFDFVGINHYSILYIQDNPSSLETDVRDVAVDMAATIIYDGIGAPTQFPVAPMGLQKLLKYIKEEYGNPPIYIHENGQVQPRNGTLMDTPRVEYLQAYIGALLDVLRNGSNTLGYFVWSFFDLFEILDGYNNGYGLYYVDLDDKELTRYPKLSAHWYASFLKGKNMSGILPNVDAKDSFYSSH